CCCGAACCAGATCAGGATGATCACGGGGGCGGCGACACCGCCGAGCAGCGGATTGTTGTCGACGGCGCCGAAGAGCATCGAGGCGACCTGCTTGAGGCCGAAGAAGGCGATCGCGCAGGCGATCGCGGCGGGCACGATGACCTTGGCGGGCAGCCGCAGCCGGCCGCCGAAGCGATAGAGCAGCAGCACGATCGTGGTGTCGAGCACCAGCTGCACGGCGATGGCCAGCAACCAGGTCGCCCAGCCGAGGCCGAGTGCCTCGGCGAAGCCCTCGGTCACGATCAGCACGCCCGCCGACACGACCACCAGCAGCCCGATGCCGACCGCGACGCCCAGGTCGCCGAGCTTCAGCAGCACGAAGTTCGAGGGCGGCGAGCCGAGGTCGAACATGGCGCGAAAGCCCTCGCGGCTCACGGCGATCCAGGCGATCGCTGTGAACAGGATGGCAACGGCACCGATCGCGCCCGCCCAGCCCGCGATGCGGGTGCTCAGCAGCAGCTCGACGTCGACCGCACCGCCCTCACCGAACAGCCCCGGGATCGATGCGGAGATCGAGTCGATCACGGCGCTGCGCAGCTCCGGGTTGCCGCTCAGCACCGAGGAGAAGACCGCGAACGCGACGAACAGCGCGGCGAACAGCGACAGGAATGCCTGCAGCGTCATGCCCTGCGCCAGCACCGGCCCGCGCATGTCGCCGAATCGCTGCCACGCCCGCACGGGCCATGACCGCATGATGCGCTCGATCAGCTGCTTCATCCCAACCTTCCGGCTCTCGCGGCAGCCAGCTCCGGATCGCGTGGCGGCCCTCCGACGGCTCAGCGTAGTGTTGCCAT
The window above is part of the Agrococcus sp. ARC_14 genome. Proteins encoded here:
- a CDS encoding YihY/virulence factor BrkB family protein, which translates into the protein MKQLIERIMRSWPVRAWQRFGDMRGPVLAQGMTLQAFLSLFAALFVAFAVFSSVLSGNPELRSAVIDSISASIPGLFGEGGAVDVELLLSTRIAGWAGAIGAVAILFTAIAWIAVSREGFRAMFDLGSPPSNFVLLKLGDLGVAVGIGLLVVVSAGVLIVTEGFAEALGLGWATWLLAIAVQLVLDTTIVLLLYRFGGRLRLPAKVIVPAAIACAIAFFGLKQVASMLFGAVDNNPLLGGVAAPVIILIWFGFIMQILLLALAFVAVTPVGRAYTRLVEAGGIDATLTPAQAKALLTEIEEGRRPSLNAVRAHKRLAKRLR